A genomic stretch from Apis cerana isolate GH-2021 linkage group LG7, AcerK_1.0, whole genome shotgun sequence includes:
- the LOC107994001 gene encoding uncharacterized protein LOC107994001, with translation MKKLMLLVVIIHVFTKPVHSVNGVIWNKKLENFVPIFSVPTFATVNYEIKNQSRKEEITTFQGRRFRFACYEELNMIIIEANGTRITGIIGEIWNILSEYLNFTLIPVVIDDRSVGITNYRGKYERGLLKIMQENKTDVISKMGAYNVRRKISQFTIPLWKTRYRLYVQQEVIHLPTWMLKLFSRKVWYAILITYLSLSMCSYLSQAVNSIIMRKNLKTDLRDHLFYNFGMICGQSYFPKNSNKSSRMVELWLGLFSCLIRTAFGALLISYMSQTIFIPPFQDLNSLLDETTYDILTLNGSLPYYLFDQKIFSIYEKASRLKRYIVMNSIEEMYKTICLSEKLYALYESEDVKMARGIYFCRLNPVGFSLFSSWIISGLSLNFKYKRSIDIGLLRLYEVGIMDLLKYRWIKSKSKEKELIKISEPIILEQIYLILLIFGGGFLISFLILVFENLIFYCKN, from the exons atgaaAAAGCTAATGCTATTAGTCGTGATAATTCACGTATTTACAAAACCTGTTCATTCCGTGAATGGTGTAATATGGAACAAGAAACTCGAGAATTTTGTGCCCATTTTTAGTGTTCCAACTTTTGCAACGGTCAATTAtgagataaaaaatcaaagtcgaaaagaagaaataaccaCTTTTCAAGGAAGAAGATTTAGATTCGCTTGCTATGAG gaATTGAACATGATCATCATCGAAGCTAATGGAACACGAATCACTGGAATAATAGGcgaaatttggaatattttatctgaatatttaaatttcac ATTGATACCGGTTGTTATAGATGACCGGAGTGTAGGAATTACCAATTATCGAGGTAAATATGAGCgcggtttattaaaaattatgcaagAGAACAAAACGGACGTGATATCGAAGATGGGAGCGTACAATGTACGACgcaaaatttctcaatttacGATACCTTTATGGAAAACGAG ATATCGATTATACGTTCAACAAGAAGTGATACATTTACCTACCTGGATGCTGAAATTATTCTCTCGAAAAGTATGGTATGCGATTCTGATTACGTATCTTTCGTTAAGTATGTGCAGCTATCTTTCTCAAGCGGTAAACTCGATAATCATGCGTAAAAACTTAAAGACAGACTTAAGGGATCatctattttacaattttggcATGATTTGCGGACAAA gctattttccaaaaaattcgaataaatcttCAAGAATGGTAGAATTGTGGTTGGGTCTATTTTCCTGTTTAATCAGGACTGCTTTTGGTGCCCTTTTAATAAGCTATATGTCGCAAACTATCTTTATTCCTCCTTTTCAAGATCTCAATTCTCTTCTAGATGAGACTACTTACgatattttaactttgaatGGTTCTCTACCATATTATCTTTTCGAT caaaaaatattttccatatacgAAAAAGCATCTCGATTGAAACGATATATTGTTATGAATTCAATTGAGGAAATGTATAAAACGATATGTTTATCTGAAAAGTTGTACGCGCTATACGAAAGCGAAGATGTAAAAATGGCCAGAGGAATATACTTTTGTCGATTAAATCCAGTTGGATTTTCTTTGTTTAGTTCGTGGATAATTTCAGGactttcattgaattttaaatacaaaagatCTATTGATATcgg attactAAGATTATATGAAGTCGGTATTAtggatttattgaaatatcgttggataaaatcaaaaagcaaagaaaaagagctaataaaaatatcggaaccaattattttagaacaaatatatttgatattattgatattcggTGGTGGATTCTTAATATCTTTTCTAATTCTCGTATTTGAaaacttgatattttattgcaaaaattaa
- the LOC107997003 gene encoding large ribosomal subunit protein mL45 — MSKYRSAICIFEKYMQNNLTSTHTNNPFNDTFQQIRGIKKHFNQKYRKERGQKFIKIELPDYNKLEFENDEIRLQMKKYGIMPQRTWNERPIYISSTPGIFESYIVPEGDGKFSPITTMGAKQKIEFINKKSKSFIALRKIKGYEENYTTNTFLEQMLDIYKKAHEALCTQKKDEILKYVTETAYPIMMHNIKNKTIIWKFMESLEPARLVHARVTSVVTQGNEFAQVTIRFHTQQILCIYDRFGRVLLGSEIVKKDVLDYIVFEKHLSNEYGIWRIHGKIIPDWMSPIEISSKTYILPKEKEKSLSTDNAVESVAEVVPPETLDKQHDNANT; from the exons atgtcaaaatatagaagtgcaatttgcatttttgaaaaatatatgcag aataatttaACGTCAACTCATACTAATAATCCATTTAATGATACTTTTCAACAAATTAGaggtataaaaaaacattttaatcaaaaatatcgtaaagaaAGAggacaaaaatttatcaaaatagaattacccgattataataaattggaatttgaaaacgatgaaataagattacaaatgaaaaaatatggaataatgCCACAAAGAACTTGGAACGAAAGACCTATTTACATTTCCTCTACACCAGGAATATTTGAAAGTTATATCGTTCCAGAGGGtgatggaaaattttctcCTATTACTACTatg GgtgcaaaacaaaaaattgaatttataaacaaaaagagTAAATCTTTCATAGCTCTTAGAAAAATCAAGGGATATGAAGAAAATTACACAACTAATACATTTTTAGAACAAATGttggatatttataaaaaagcacATGAAGCCTTATGCAc tcaaaaaaaagatgaaatactTAAATACGTTACAGAAACTGCATATCCA ataatgatgcataatataaagaataaaacaattatttggaaatttatggAATCTTTGGAACCAGCACGTCTCGTACATGCAAGAGTCACAAGCGTTGTGACACAGGGGAATGAATTTGCACAAGTCACTATCCGTTTCCATACTCAACag aTTTTATGCATTTACGATCGATTCGGACGAGTTTTATTAGGTAgcgaaatagtaaaaaaagatGTTTTGGATTATATAGTATTCGAAAAACATTTATCCAATGAATATGGTATTTGGCGAATACATGGAAAGATCATACCAGATTGGATGTCACCGATCGAAATATCAtcaaaaacttatattttgccgaaagaaaaagaaaagtcctTATCTACTGATAATGCTGTTGAATCAGTTGCCGAAGTAGTACCTCCAGAAACTTTGGATAAACAACATGATAATGCAAATACATAA
- the LOC107997006 gene encoding nucleolar protein 14 homolog → MAKAKKKLLSEISQQKRDRRNEKSLNPFEVHINKIKQNVLGKKDKTDKGLPGVSRAKAIKKRKETLLQEYKLKNKNNLFLDKRIGEKNLFMNEEEKALARFTAEHMKAHKKQSIYNLNDEEILTHKGQTLEEIEKFDDPRSDDEYSDDENGTGKLNNKFVGEAHFGGGILSKSESGKSRKDIIDELIAESKKRKAEKQKIREQTIDLTEKLDSEWRDLLPIMSATNKDIEEEAIKTKIDDYDIAVRELKFEAKGMPSDKLKSEEDMIKEEKEKLEALEADRLARMKGLINNTNNEIKHKSADDLDDGFMLESINDEASDNEKNSIKSTQQFLNNEDTSDTENDNNNDDNDNFNEDNLIINNDEKNIYTDTNEELNIIKMSGDIKERKRIKNFSENKLNKNFNEEVSENSEEDNLSDLKESEYSSEDEKNDKNDKKSKTNLNVLELNSNIKVQEIRGDLLKRKEIMENARKELPYVYKSPENFEELQEFLQNRNADYQSIIIDRIIKCNHWSLNNINKEKLSNLFLFILQHLNNHAMEDDVESVVKCCQIVDRLSPFLYDLAHLNPENTKFVVQAIIKEKHKEFEKNKKKYPYLDTLIFFKLVSLIFPTSDFRHPITTPCLIFMSQILFRCQVKNKVDISKGLLICTLILEYTVLSERFAPSVINFLRGIIYISTPKHLIQEIKMIPPFKKTGELSNLLILDEDQTNLNIDSINMLMKASDLVDGPLDDNFKIRALLTTINLLCEFKNHFEKFETVYSIFEPILKLLEANSFNKYPFKVKKRVERLRKELKELKNKKLEYLVVEKKKPKPLRLYEPRIETIYDSKKHKSISKEKAEKEKLLHKYKKEMKGAIREIRRDRMFLAKLQIKQQIKNDEERKRKVKEIFGEAAMQQSELKKLKRKK, encoded by the exons atggctaaagcgaaaaagaaattattatcagaAATTTCCCAACAAAAACGCGATCGgcgaaacgaaaaatctttaaatccaTTTGAAGtgcatataaataagattaaacaaaatgtattgggtaaaaaagataaaacagaTAAAGGGCTTCCGGGTGTATCACGTGcaaaagcaattaaaaaacGGAAAGAAACACTTCttcaagaatataaattaaaaaataaaaataatttgtttttagacAAACGTATAggtgaaaagaatttatttatgaatgaagaagaaaaagcctTGGCTAGATTTACAGCGGAACATATGAAAGCTCATAAAAAACagagtatttataatttaaatgatgaagaaatattaaccCATAAAGGTCAAACtttagaagaaattgaaaaatttgatgatcCAAGAAGTGATGATGAATATAGCGATGATGAAAATGGAActggtaaattaaataataagtttgtTGGTGAAGCTCACTTTGGTGGtggaattttatcaaaatcagaATCTGGAAAATCTAGGAAAGACATTATAGATGAACTTATAGCGGAATCAAAAAAACGTAAAGCTGAGAAACAAAAGATTCGTGAACAAACCATAGATTTAACGGAAAAACTTGACTCTGAATGGAGAGATCTTCTTCCGATAATGTCGGCGACTAATAAAGATATTGAGGAAGAAGCTATAAAGACGAAGATTGATGATTATGATATTGCTGTGCGTGAATTGAAGTTTGAGGCTAAAGGTATGCCAtcggataaattaaaatctgaagaagatatgataaaagaagaaaaagaaaaattagaagctTTAGAAGCGGATCGATTGGCAAGAATGAAAggacttataaataatacaaataatgaaattaagcaCAAATCTGCGGATGATCTTGATGATGGTTTTATGTTAGAAAGTATAAATGATGAAGCTtcagataatgaaaaaaattcaattaaaagtacacaacaatttctaaataatgaaGATACTAGTGATactgaaaatgataataataatgatgataatgataattttaatgaagacaatttaattattaataatgatgaaaaaaatatatataccgaTACAAATgaagaattgaatattattaaaatgagtGGCGatataaaggaaagaaaaagaataaaaaatttttctgaaaacaaattaaataaaaattttaatgaagaagTTTCAGAAAATTCTGAAGAAGATAATTTGTCGGATTTGAAAGAATCGGAATACTCCAgtgaagatgaaaaaaatgataaaaatgataaaaagtcAAAGACTAATTTAAATGTTCTTGAATTAAATAGCAACATCAAAGTACAAGAAATTAGAGGTgatcttttaaaaagaaaagaaattatggaaaatgcAAGGAAAGAATTACcttatgtttataaatcaccagaaaattttgaagaattacaagaatttttacaaaatcgtAATGCCGATTATCAGTCAATTATCATAGatcgtataataaaatgcaatCATTGGtcgttgaataatataaataaagaaaaattatcaaatttatttttgtttatactacagcatttaaataatcatgcTATGGAAGATGATGTTGAAAGTGTGGTCAAATGTTGTCAAATTGTTGACAG ATTGTCTCCCTTCTTGTATGATCTTGCGCATTTAAATCCAGAAAATACTAAATTTGTTGTACAAGCGATAATTAAGGAAAAGCATaaggaatttgaaaaaaataaaaaaaaatatccttatCTAGACACT cttattttctttaaattggtTTCCTTAATATTTCCAACATCTGATTTTAGACATCCTATTACTACTCcctgtttaatatttatgtctcaaatattatttagatgtcaagttaaaaataaagtagatATTTCAAAAGGTCTTTTAATATGTACTCTTATATTAGAg TATACTGTATTGAGCGAACGATTTGCGCCATCTGTGATAAATTTTCTACgtggtataatttatatatctacgcctaaacatttaattcaagaaataaaaatgataccaccttttaaaaaaacaggagaattaagtaatttattaatacttgaTGAAGatcaaactaatttaaatattgattcaattaatatgCTTATGAAAGCATCTGATTTGGTAGATGGACCATtggatgataattttaaaataagagcTTTATTGACGACTATAAATCTATtatgtgaatttaaaaatcattttgaaaaatttgaaactgtgtattcaatatttgaaccaattttaaaattactcgaagcaaattcttttaataagtatCCATTTAAAGTCAAAAAACGTGTTGAACGATTACGAAAAGAGttaaaagaattgaagaataaaaaattagaatatcttgttgttgaaaaaaagaaaccaaaaCCATTAAGATTGTACGAACCGCGAATCGAAACGat ataTGATAGTAAAAAACATAAGAGTATATCTAAAGAGAAagccgaaaaagaaaaattattgcacaaatataaaaaagaaatgaaaggtGCTATCCGTGAAATACGAAGGGATCGAATGTTCTTagcaaaattgcaaataaagcaacagattaaaaatgatgaagaaCGTAAACGTAAAGTAAAAGAAATCTTTGGCGAAGCTGCGATGCAACaaagtgaattaaaaaaattgaaacgaaaaaaataa
- the LOC133666463 gene encoding uncharacterized protein LOC133666463 has protein sequence MHYRNKLLIKYFNVWKIYHDYKIKKLNIEEYISTYNRKRLLKRYFEQFILHVNESIAKKIANENVKRFYNFKIVQKVFLAWQRWYNRKIVNATKIREIENIFNNSKKNEIFNNWRLYVIQNKCKRRKTFAANNFYEKKLIIKTLKKFHNYVIYRKEKKIRLSYLNNKSEEIIRQLQIIYIEKWRNALYSTMQEKQKLNQAIKHWKLNLTCKYFYKWKEFSLQYKTKMIHKQKLNEIATGFLLKKFILHWHSKLQDILNIRKKEILVISTMEYKILKKYFLIWREYIVQKIKMNNEIETALILYKKFVLREGLKKLLKISLCNINYQRDLQLENAMMRSFENFEILKIYFDKWYSVIYLKKKLEPVYTITNNNESQFIHTQILRNNTFNNFKTRLVIPEYMMKKDIISNVCDLFDNFPEKIDYFF, from the exons AtgcattatagaaataaattattaataaaatattttaacgtttGGAAGATATATCacgattacaaaataaaaaagttaaatattgaagagtatatttcaacatataatagaaaaagattgttaaaacgatatttcgaacaatttattttg CATGTGAATGAATCCATcgcaaaaaaaattgcaaatgaaaatgttaaaagattttataattttaaaatcgtacAAAAAGTATTTCTTGCATGGCAAAGAtggtataatagaaaaatagtaaatgcaacaaaaattcgtgaaatagaaaacatatttaacaattccaaaaaaaatgaaatatttaataattggcgtttatatgtaattcaaaataaatgcaaaagaaGAAAGACATTTGCAGCAAAcaatttctatgaaaaaaaattaataattaaaactttaaaaaaatttcataattacgttatttatagaaaagaaaaaaaaattagattatcttatttaaataataaaagcgaagaaattattcgacaattacaaattatttatatagaaaaatggaGAAATGCACTTTATAGTACTAtgcaagaaaaacaaaaattaaatcaagcaattaaacattggaaattaaatttaacttgtaaatatttttataaatggaaaGAATTTTCCTTGCAATACAAAACGAAAATGattcataaacaaaaattgaatgaaattgcaactggttttttattaaaaaaatttattttacattggcATTCcaaattacaagatattttaaatatacgtaaaaaagaaattcttgtgATCTCCACGATGGAAtataagattttgaaaaaatattttttaatttggagAGAATATATCgttcaaaagataaaaatgaataatgaaatagaaacagcattaatattgtataaaaaatttgtattacgaGAAGGacttaaaaaattgttgaaaatttcgctttgtaatattaattatcaacgtGATTTGCAATTAGAAAATGCAATGATGagatcatttgaaaattttgaaattttaaaaatatattttgataaatggtactctgtaatttatttaaaaaaaaaattagaacccgtttatacaattacaaataataatgaatcccAATTTATACATACTCAAATTTTACGTaacaatacatttaataattttaaaactcgtTTAGTTATACCAGaatatatgatgaaaaaagatataatttcaaatgtttgcgatttattcgataactttccagaaaaaattgattatttcttttaa
- the LOC107997004 gene encoding uncharacterized protein LOC107997004 encodes MDERILKAILHSCESATKNLENSKEYKILLEKDKFLPSIDIIDALCSSLTKLLSYKVSKEAYQRYNVRIRVIDVLREWCRINDDLQDFKILRDEKHASTLLKNLLKKYLTDDILNSCESSENLLPLTNALICLTSINSCYKYYVEKLLVKLTELENCDENEHLLCYAIQKSSNLNLAISTIEVIYKSQKCKLIEQPLLHDFMLSCIKLNKDDNVDISENVKLINQLFDFIIKSPYIFLLVCGFLKELLVQLDYAPSIMNFIQSILKRIKEYCKSQDKDILDLYPRNLQSLIILLQIESIHHTDESKNATLKMLENIYIENEDIVIMLLSHYPQWLKLFGQFLNSDIK; translated from the exons atggATGAAAGAATCCTGAAAGCAATATTACACAGTTGTGAAAGTGCTacaaaaaatcttgaaaattcaaaggaatataaaatattattagaaaaggaTAAGTTCCTTCCATCTATTGACATAATCGATGCCCTATGTTCATCTTTAACAAAACTATTGTCGTATAAGGTATCAAAAGAAGCATATCAACGTTATAATGTACGAATTCGTgtaatt GATGTTTTACGAGAATGGTGTAGAATTAATGATGATttacaagattttaaaatacttagaGATGAAAAACATGCttcaacattattaaaaaatttgttaaagaaatatttgacgGATGATATCTTAAATAGTTGTGAATCAAGTGAAAATTTGTTACCTTTAACTAATGCTTTAATATGTTTAACATCTATAAAttcatgttataaatattatgtagaaaaattattagtaaaacTTACAGAATTGGAAAACTGTGATGAAAATGAACACTTATTATGTTATGCTATACAGAAAAGTTCCAATTTAAATCTTGCAATTTCAACTATAGAAGTTATATACAAATcacaaaaatgtaaattaatagaacAACCATTATTACACGATTTTATGTTATcgtgtattaaattaaataaagatgacAATGTGGACATTTCAgagaatgtaaaattaataaatcaattattcgattttatcattaaatctccatatatctttttgttaGTGTGtggttttttaaaagaattattagtgCAATTAGATTATGCTCCTTCGATcatgaattttatacaatcaattttaaaacgcATTAAGGAATATTGTAAGAGTcaagataaagatattttagatCTTTACCCAAGGAATTTACAGTCTCTTATAATCTTATTGCAAATAGAATCTATACATCACACGGATGAATCTAAAAATGCAACTTTAAAAAtgctagaaaatatttatattgaaaatgaagatATTGTAATAATGCTATTATCACATTATCCTCAATGGCTAAAATTATTtggacaatttttaaattcagatattaaataa